The window ACGGGAGCAACTGATCTTCCCTTGTATGTGTTCCCCGGATGCTGTAGTCCGGCATAATCGAGAATAGTGGGAACAAAGTCCATGACCGTACAGAACGAGTCAACAATGCGACCACCGGGGTTCTGATTGGCGACCGGCTTCACAACCAAAGGAACTCGGCAGCCACCCTCAGTCGAAAACATCTTGTACAGCCGCGAAGGAGCCGTTGCAGCTTGCGCCCAACGACTTCCATACCAGACAAAAGAGTTGCCTCGGCCGATATTCTCCAGCGAATTGTCATAGTATCGGTTAATATGGGCAACGATGTCATCACCAACAATAGGCTGTGCTTCATAGCTAGCGCCTTCTGCGCCATTGTCTGACATGAAGCAGATGACCGTGTTGTCGTATTCGCCCGTGTTCTTCAGATACTCCAGAACCCGCCCGATGTTATCGTCCATGCGACTGACCATACCTGCAAAAGCCTCCATGGATCGAGCAGACTTTGCCTGTTCGTCGGTAGACATGTTCTTCCACTCATCGGGCTCCCCGGAGACCGTGACAATCTCATGAGGTACCACGTCCTGCGCTACCATACCTAGGTCCTTGAGTTTCTGCAACCGACGTAGTCGCAATGCCTCCGGTCCATCTTCATAGATACCCCGGTACTTATCCATGTTCTCTTTCGGGGCCTGCAGGGGCCAATGTGGCGCAGAGAAGGGCAGATAGGCGAAAAATGGCTTAGACTTATCATCCTCAGACCGTTGTGACAGAAAGTCGATCATCTTGGAGGCGTAGTAGTCTGATGAATAGAAGTCATCCGGCAATTTGCTGACGTACTCCGAATCCTCCATATGCAATGCTGTCACAGCTGTCTCAAAGAAGCGAGGGGGCTCTTCCGCGATATTTTCGTACTGCGGCTCATATCCTATAAATACAGTTACTTTCTGCTTTCCCATAAAGTCTTCTAATCAGTCATACCGTAGTGATTAGCACACCCTGGTAGCAGAGCAAATGACCGTTCAAACCCGCGCATATGCGGACCATATTCTTTCTTGAGACCAAGATGCCATTTGCCCGACATCACAGTGTGATACCCGCCCTCAcgcagcagctcgggcaCGGCAACCACTTTATCTGTCAAATATCCTTCATGACCAGGGGCACCTTGGTGAGCAGGAGAGTTTCGCACGAGCTCTGACAGCTGTCCGAGTCCGGTCAAGTGGTGATCCGTGCCCGTCATCAGCATTGCGCGAGTGGGCGAGCATGCCGCCGCAACATGGAATGACGTGAATCGTAGACCCCCTGCAGCTTGGGCAAGAGAATCGATATTAGGCGTGTTGATTTCGGACCCGAAACAGCTGCAATCGCTGAATccgaggtcgtcggcgacgatAATGAGGAAATTAGGTCGGGATGCCATTGCTTAGGTACATCCAAGAAACAGACACAAAGGAAAGTCAGGACCTGGTAACtagggagaagagaaaaagaaaacctCCCAGCTCCCTTTTTTACACTAAAAACATGCATTTTATCAGTTCCCCCACCGCCAACCTTTCTCTAAGGCGTGATAAGCTGGGGTGTGCACGACAACGCCGGGGCTCGGGTATTCGCCAGGTCATTCTCGGGGCTCGGCCCCGCTTCTCGCCCGGCTTTCGCCAAATTCCATTTAGCCAGTCTACCCCGGATTTTGAATTGAGCAATAGGATAAAGGGAGATCTCAAAGAGAAGTGGAGACCATGAAGTATGCTCATCCGAAAGAGGTATTGCACCATCAGACTTTCAGGAGTGATGGTATATAAGCTGAGGATGACCTCCTGGGCGAAGGAGCTAGGACTTTGTGTATGAGCGCTTTACCCCAAGACCCTCAGTTTGATTTCAAAATGGCAGTAGAAGCGCAAGCCGAAACCTCCTTGAAGCAGCGCTTGTCATTGTTTACACCAGTGACGGCTTTTCTGACTTTGTAACTCCCCCCAAGGGCTTGTTGTGGTGTTGTTTTGCTGATAGCGAATATGCAGTTACCTTTCCCTGGCAGCACTGAATTTCGGCTATGATGTTGGTATGTACAACTGTGCCTCGCCTCATACAAGGGAACCTAACTCACATATGTGATTTCCAGGGACCTTTTCTGGGGTTCAGGCCATGGATCGTACGTCACACTGGTTTCGTTGCTGCATGAGAATGGCTTGTTAACGTATAGATAGCGTTTGTTCGTCGTTTCGGTTCATACGACAAAGCAACTCAGGATTATAGTATTCCCGGTTACTTGGCCTCGGTGATGAACTCGACTCCTTTCATTGGAAAATTGATTGTCTGAAATCCGCAACCAAATTTACGAATATGTCGTTGACCTTTCCTACAGGGAGCTTTGGCCTGTGGCATTATCACAGAGAGATGGGGACGGAGAAGTGCGGTTGCCATTATGGCGTGTATTTCTCTCGTGTATGTTTTTTTCCTATAAATATCTTGAGTATTTGGGACTTACTCTTAGCAGAGGAGTCACCCTGCAAACATCAGCAACAACCGCGGCTCAGTTCACCCTCGGccgcatcatcaacttcGGCATGACAGGTTTCTGCATCGTTGTCACACCTATATACCAAGCAGAATGTTCACCACCGGCGCTGAGAGGACTGATTTCGTCTACAGTTCAGTTCCAGATCACCCTTGGCCAGCTTATTGCTTCGCTGGTTAATTTGGGGACGGAGAATATAACCTCGAATTCTTCGTGGCAAATACCTATCGGTACGCGGTTAGAAGCTTATGGAGATTGGTGATACTGACTGCGGTTCTAGGACTGCAATTTATCGTGCCGGTCTGTATTTTGGCACTCTTGCCATTCATGCCGGAATCACCGAGATGGTGAGTGATGATCCTTGCGAAGTGTACTAAGCGATGATATTGACATCGTTATCAATACAGGCTAGTTTCTAAAGGCAGATATGATGAGGCAGAACGGTTTCTGAAAACACTTCGACCAAAAAGTGCGACAAGCGAAGAAATTTCACTTGAGATCGAACACTTACAGCACTCAAGTGCAAATCAAGGCAAAGGGTCGTGGAAAGAAGTGTTCAACAAAAAGAATCGGGTAAGTCTACGCCGAACTAGCAGTTCCCACAGTGGACTGATTCACAGCAAATACATAGATTCGTACCGCGATCGCTGTTCTGGTGATGTTCTGCCAACAGATCACTGGCCAGGCCTTTGTCTCTCAGTACGGCGTTGTCTTCTATAAACAGCAGAATATCAGTGACCCATTCTTATTGAGCGTAATTCAGACGGTGATTAGCGTTGTCTGCAGTGTGATCACGTTGCTTTTCGTGGACCAggtgggaagaaggtgaaTTTCTATCGTACTGGTTGAGTGTAGAAACACAAGCGCTAATCGTGCATACCACTAATACAGGGCGATTATTTTGACGGGCGGAACAGCGATGGGGGTTTTCCTGCTCCTGGTAGGAGGAATGGGGACGCTGAAGAACCCCGGGCCTAACGCTAAACGCACAATGGTGGCATCTCTCATGCTGTATGGAGCATCGTATGCCCTGTCATGGGCGACAGTGTATGTCCTTTCTTGTCTCCTATGCTTGAAGTCGAATCTGACGCGATGCAACTAAAATAGATCCTACATTATCCTTGGCGAAGTGGCCAACAGTCGCGTCAAGGAAAAAACGAGCGATCTTGCCGTGTCAATTTCGGTGCTGACCACCTTTGTGGTGTCGTTCACCCTCCCGTACCTGTTGGACGCGCCGTATGCCGATCTGGGAGCCAAGGTCGGATTTATTTACGGCAGCATCACGGTCGTTTCGTCCGTGGTGGCGTACTTCATGGTTCCTGAGATGAAGGGGCGCTCGTTGGAGGAAGTGGACCAGCTGTTTGAGGCCCGAGTGCCGCTGAGGAAGTTTCGGCAGGccaagttggaggaggacctggagccggagaagagTGGTGCTTGAAGGAGTAACTCTAACTATTGGGCCTGAACCCAGTGCCGACCATTAATATGTAAGCACATTAGGTTTCCTTTAGTCAAATAATATAAGCAGACTTTGTTGAACTAAGTGCTAGCGTTACCGGACAATTGTCGGGCATTAACTCGGTTCCACCCTTTGCCCTGCCAAACTCTCCGGAGTCGATGACGAGGCTGCCCGGTTCACAGCCGGTCAGTTTGCCGGGAAAGGTCGGCTTGCCTTGCCACTGGGATTGACCGGGGTTCCCCACACATAATTAAATAGGGGACCAGCCATAGACAGCCTCCTACGCCATTACCCACCCACCTTCCGTGCAGGCAACTCGTATTTCGCCGAAAAGGTAACTAAGCTAGACGATTGTTATTATTCCCCACAGCCCGACCGTACTTGGATCGGCACAATTAAATATTTTGCGTGCCCGGGCGCGGAAAGCGACTTTCTGTTTCATCCCCAGATTGTCGCTTCCTTACCCAAACAAGCGGCAAGATGCGGTCCAAAGTGAGTTAATCACCCCCTAAGCGCGAAAAAGTTGACTGACTAACATTCTTGGATCAGTCAGTGATCCGGGCAGTCTTGCCCTTGCTTCTGTCGCTGGGAGCTTCTGTCGAAGCGTCTTCCCCGGCGAATAATCGTGTTCGCCAGGGTATCCGTCGACACACCGATTCGGCAACCAACTCGAGCCAGAATGTGTACCAAACCGACTTCCCCGGAGTCACCTGGAACGAAGACAATTGGCTTCTCACGACCACGAATATCCAACAGGGTATTTTCCAGGCGAGAGGTTCTGTGGCTAATGGGTATTTGGGTATCAACGTTGCGAGCGCTGGTCCCTTCTTTGAGGTTGATACTCCGCAAGACGGCGACGTGATCAGCGGCTGGCCTTTGTTCTCCACACGCCAGACGTTTGCGACAATCGCTGGTTTCTGGGATTCGCAACCTACAACCAATGGCTCCAATTTCCCCTGGCTGTACCAGTACGGCGGCGACAGTGTCATCAGCGGCATTCCGCACTGGAGCGGGATCGTTTTGGATCTTGGTGGTGACAGTTACTTGGACGCGACGGTGGACAGCAGTGCCATCTCGAACTTCCGATCTACTTATGACTTCAAAGCGGGTATTTTGCTCTGGTCTTACCAGTGGACACCGAAAGGCAACAATGGCTCCTATCAAATCACATACCGTCTTTTTGCCAACAAGCTGTATGTCAACCAAGCTGTGGTGGATATGGAAATCATCCCATCCACGCATGCCGAGGGCGAGATTGTGAATGTACTGGATGGATTGGCTGCTGTTCGCACCGACTTTGTCGAGTCTGGTCAAGACGATGGCGCTATCTTCTCTGCGGTTCGACCGAACGGAATTAACAACGTCACGGCTTATGTATACGCCAACCTCACTACTTCCTCTTCTGGCGTAGACTTGACATCTCGCAAGCTTGTCCGTGACAGACCATATGTTAACCAGAATGCATCATCCATTGCGGAGTCTGTTCCTGTGAAGTTGTCCCCGGGCCAGGCGGTGCGCATCACCAAGTATGTTGGTGCTGCGTCCACGGACGCCTTTGCCGACCCAAAGCAAACGGCTAAGCAAGCTTCATATACAGCTCTAACCAATGGATATTCCAAGTCGCTGCGCTCACACATCGCTGAATGGGCAAATATCATGCCCGAAGACTCGGTTGACCGCTACTCATTTCCTGGAAATGGTTCTCTGCCCGCAGATAGCAACATCATTGACTCTGCAATCATCGCTGTCGCCAATACCTACTACCTTTTGCAAAACACTGCGGGGCAGAACGCGATCAAGGCAGCTTCAGGTGCTCCAATCAATGATAATAGTATCTCTGTGGGTGGCTTGACCTCCGACTCATACGCTGGACAAGTCTTTTGGGATGCCGATGTTTGGATGCAGCCCGGCATTGCTGCATCCCACCCAGAGTCGGCACAGCGGATTACAAACTATCGCGTGGCCAAGTATGAGCAGGCGAAGGCCAATATCAAGACCGCTTTCACCAGCTCCCAGAACCATACCACATTCTCCCCCAATGCAGCCGCGTTTCCCTGGACAAGCGCACGCTTTGGCAACTGCACGGCCACTGGTCCATGCTGGGACTATGAGTACCACTTGAATGGGGACATTGGCATTTCGTTGACCAATCAGTGGGTGGCCAGCGGTGATACACAGGGCTTCAAGGAGAAACTTTTCCCTATCTACGATTCGGTCGCCACTCTGTACGCCGACCTGTTGGTGCAAAATGGTTCTTCTTGGACTCTGAAGAACATGACGGACCCCGACGAGTATGCAAATAATGTCGATGCGGGTGGATATACCATGCCGCTAATTGCTGAGACGCTTATGCACGCCAATGCCTTCCACCATCAATTTGGACTTCCTCAGAACGAGACATGGAACCAAATGGCTTCCAATGTCCTCGTGATCCGCGAGAACGGCATTACCCTCGAGTTTACGACAATGAATGGAAGCGCCCTTGTCAAGCAGGCCGACGTTGTTCTGAACACTTATCCCCTAGATTATAGCTCTAACTACACCACTCTGGATTCATTGAACGATTTGGACTATGTGAGTACTGCATAATATCTACCCTTTAAGCTGGAGATGTACTTACGCACTGAGTAGTATGCCAACAAGCAGTCACCTGATGGTCCGGCCATGACATGGGCTATCTTCTCGATCGTCGCGAGCGAGGTGTCACCTTCCGGATGTTCCGCCTACACGTACGCTCAGTACTCGTACAAGCCGTATGCCCGTGCGCCATTTTTCCAGCTCTCAGAGCAGCTAGTCGACGATGCTACTCTCAATGGCGGCACCCACCCGGCTTTTCCTTTCCTGACTGGTCATGGCGGTGCTAACCAGGTCGGCGTATTTGGTTATCTC of the Penicillium psychrofluorescens genome assembly, chromosome: 1 genome contains:
- a CDS encoding uncharacterized protein (ID:PFLUO_000891-T1.cds;~source:funannotate), giving the protein MASRPNFLIIVADDLGFSDCSCFGSEINTPNIDSLAQAAGGLRFTSFHVAAACSPTRAMLMTGTDHHLTGLGQLSELVRNSPAHQGAPGHEGYLTDKVVAVPELLREGGYHTVMSGKWHLGLKKEYGPHMRGFERSFALLPGCANHYGYEPQYENIAEEPPRFFETAVTALHMEDSEYVSKLPDDFYSSDYYASKMIDFLSQRSEDDKSKPFFAYLPFSAPHWPLQAPKENMDKYRGIYEDGPEALRLRRLQKLKDLGMVAQDVVPHEIVTVSGEPDEWKNMSTDEQAKSARSMEAFAGMVSRMDDNIGRVLEYLKNTGEYDNTVICFMSDNGAEGASYEAQPIVGDDIVAHINRYYDNSLENIGRGNSFVWYGSRWAQAATAPSRLYKMFSTEGGCRVPLVVKPVANQNPGGRIVDSFCTVMDFVPTILDYAGLQHPGNTYKGRSVAPVRGVSWKPFLDAMASGGSQTNGDMLAIHGEDQVTGWEIAGSGALRKGQYKITYVPLPRGPQRWELFDIISDPGETNDLSQKMPELFSEMLRLWGIYAEEVGVVGLAGELKEGKHPIKSVPDEFEDTGRWIRFIGKSDVPTQYADKIPH
- a CDS encoding uncharacterized protein (ID:PFLUO_000892-T1.cds;~source:funannotate), which encodes MACISLVGVTLQTSATTAAQFTLGRIINFGMTGFCIVVTPIYQAECSPPALRGLISSTVQFQITLGQLIASLVNLGTENITSNSSWQIPIGLQFIVPVCILALLPFMPESPRWLVSKGRYDEAERFLKTLRPKSKGSWKEVFNKKNRIRTAIAVLVMFCQQITGQAFVSQYGVVFYKQQNISDPFLLSVIQTVISVVCSVITLLFVDQVGRRAIILTGGTAMGVFLLLVGGMGTLKNPGPNAKRTMVASLMLYGASYALSWATVSYIILGEVANSRVKEKTSDLAVSISVLTTFVVSFTLPYLLDAPYADLGAKVGFIYGSITVVSSVVAYFMVPEMKGRSLEEVDQLFEARVPLRKFRQAKLEEDLEPEKSGA
- a CDS encoding uncharacterized protein (ID:PFLUO_000893-T1.cds;~source:funannotate), which encodes MRSKSVIRAVLPLLLSLGASVEASSPANNRVRQGIRRHTDSATNSSQNVYQTDFPGVTWNEDNWLLTTTNIQQGIFQARGSVANGYLGINVASAGPFFEVDTPQDGDVISGWPLFSTRQTFATIAGFWDSQPTTNGSNFPWLYQYGGDSVISGIPHWSGIVLDLGGDSYLDATVDSSAISNFRSTYDFKAGILLWSYQWTPKGNNGSYQITYRLFANKLYVNQAVVDMEIIPSTHAEGEIVNVLDGLAAVRTDFVESGQDDGAIFSAVRPNGINNVTAYVYANLTTSSSGVDLTSRKLVRDRPYVNQNASSIAESVPVKLSPGQAVRITKYVGAASTDAFADPKQTAKQASYTALTNGYSKSLRSHIAEWANIMPEDSVDRYSFPGNGSLPADSNIIDSAIIAVANTYYLLQNTAGQNAIKAASGAPINDNSISVGGLTSDSYAGQVFWDADVWMQPGIAASHPESAQRITNYRVAKYEQAKANIKTAFTSSQNHTTFSPNAAAFPWTSARFGNCTATGPCWDYEYHLNGDIGISLTNQWVASGDTQGFKEKLFPIYDSVATLYADLLVQNGSSWTLKNMTDPDEYANNVDAGGYTMPLIAETLMHANAFHHQFGLPQNETWNQMASNVLVIRENGITLEFTTMNGSALVKQADVVLNTYPLDYSSNYTTLDSLNDLDYYANKQSPDGPAMTWAIFSIVASEVSPSGCSAYTYAQYSYKPYARAPFFQLSEQLVDDATLNGGTHPAFPFLTGHGGANQVGVFGYLGLRLLPDNFLHIDPNLPPQIPYLRYRTFYWRGWPISAWSNYTHTTISRSTTTSPLDTADQRFGNQTIQVHSGPGTRATVYKLPVKGSVVIPNRQIGSQNTVAGNLVQCQPVQSSDAFEPGQFPISLVDGASSTKWQPSFAANMSSVTVPLPGNEVGSMVSGFFFDWAQAPPVNATVIFHNKTIHDPASVYASSTDRSDYTVITSLSEIKQSNPYNTVTTNLDAVVIPTGNTTNVTLSSPVPAARYASLLIVGNQALSPVDVQAKNGTGATVAEWAIIGQNQQSQSNSGNTKRAMNWRAMAAAAGSDGTMRQRRQALPLN